TCCGTCGCCGGGACGTCGGCGGTGTCCGCGCGGAGCGCCCATCCGACGCCGAGCGCGGCACGCCGTACGGCTTCCGGGGCGCAGCCGGGTGCGAGCACCTCGACGGCCCGGTCCCACAAGTCCTCCCCGTCCCGCCCGGTCCCGGCGGCGGCAAGGCCGTCCGCGAAGGAACCTCCCCGCGCCGGTTCCGTACCCGAGCCGACCCGGGCACGGGAAGGGACGTTTCCGTCCGGGGACGCGCCGGGCTGCGGAGCCGAGCCCGTGCCCGGCCCGGACGCCGCCGGGGCTTGCTTCGGTACGGGCAGATCCAAGACGGCCGTCTCAGGGTCCGGGCTCCCGGCCCGATCCACATCCCGGTCCGGGCCCGGGGCAGGGGTTCGGGACCCGGACGGGGTCCCCCGCTCGGCAGGGGTTCCTGGGATTCGGGCGGCGGACGACAGCGGGAGGTCGCAGCACAGGACGGTCGCGCCGTGTGTGGCGGCCCAGCGGATCGCCGCCAGTTCCGGGGAGAAGTCCGCGAAGGGGTAGAACGCGAGGCGGCCGTCCCCGGAGGTGCCCGCCAGGGCGATCGGGGACTGCGTCTCCGGGTCGGCCAGGTGCCGCAGCCACGGCTGGAAGTCCGCCGGGAGCTCCACGCAGACCACGTCCGCGCCGGAGGCGTCCAGCAGGGCCGGGACCACCGCCGCCAGCGCGGGGCTGTGGTGGCGCACACCGAGGAGGTACGGCGTGCGGGAGGAGGCGAGGGCGTCCAGGGCGGCCCGCGGGTCGGCCGTCAACGCAGGCTCCCGCGCAGGTCCCACAGGCGGCGCCACATCGCCGAGCCGTCCTCGGCCCGGCGGCGGACGGGGCCGTCCCAGTATCCGAGGAGGCGGCCGTGGTCGGCGGGATCGTCCTTGCGGACCACGCCCAGCAGGTGCCCCGGCAGCAGGTCGAGCGCGTCCCCGCCCGGCAGGTACGCCGCGGAGATCCCCAGCGAGGCCGCGACCTGCACGGCTTCGGCGGTGGACATGACCGTACCGGGCCGTTCGACGTCCCACCCTTCGGCCGAGCGCCCGCCCCGCAGGTCCCGGAACACGGTGACGAGCGCGTCGAGTACGGCATCGTCCACCGCGAAGGGCGCACCGGCCCGCTGGACGGCCGCGACGGCCTGGCGGCGGATCAGCGCGGCCTCCGCGTCCGCGTCGGCGATCGGTTCGACGGTCTCGAAGTTGAAGCGCCGCTTCAGAGCCGCGGACATCTCGCTGACGCCGCGGTCGCGCAGGTTGGCGGTGGCGATGACCGTGAAGCCGGGGGCCGCGCTGACCACCGCGTCCTCGGTGGAGGTCAGTTCGGGCACGCTGACCCGCCGGTCGGACAGGATCGAGACGAGCGCGTCCTGCACCTCGGGCAGGCAGCGGGTGATCTCCTCGACGCGCACGACCCGCCCGGTCCGCATCGCGGAGAGCACCGGCGAGTCGACGAGGGCTCCGGCGCTCGGCCCCTGGGCCAGCAGCAGCGCGTAGTTCCAGCCGTAGCGGAAGGCGTCCTCCGTGGTGCCGGCCGTGCCCTGGACGGTGAGGGCGCTGGTTCCGGAGACGGCGGCGGCCAGCAGCTCGGACAGCATGGACTTCGCGGTGCCGGGCTCGCCGGTGAGCAGGAGCCCGCGCTCTCCGGCGAGGGTGACCACGCAGCGTTCGACCAGGGCGCGTTCGCCGACGAACTTGGGGGCGATGGCCAGTTTGGCGCCGCCGCCCGGCAGGGCGAGCTCCGTTCCGTCGCTGCCGCAGACGAAGGTGACGACGGCGCGCGGGGTCAGGGCCCAGCCGGGCGGCCGGGGGCCCGAGTCCTGGGCGGCGAGGAAGGCGAGTTCGGCGGCGTACCGCTCCTCGGCCGGGAGCACCTGGCGGGCGGGAGCCGCCGCGGCGGGCTGTTCGGTGAGGGTCATCAGGGTCCTTGAAAGGAAGGAAGCAACGAAGGAAGGAAGCAACGGAGGAAGGAACGAAGGAAGGAACGAAGGAAGGCCGGGCGTGGTGGCCGGCTCGCGCCACGTGGGGCGCACCCGGTGCGGCGCGCCCGGCCAGGGGCGCGCCGCACCGGGACGAGGCGGTACGGGGTTCGGCGGCGTCAGCGGCGCCGTGCGCGGGTGCGCTTGACCTTGAGTTCCTCGAAGCGCGGCCCGTCGCCCTCGCGGACCCGCTGCCAGGCCCTGCGGTAGAGGTCCGCCACCGGTTCGACGGGCACCAGCGAGCCCCCCGCCCGGGGGCCGTACATGGAGAGCTTCCACTGCTCCACGGGCAGGGTCGGGGAGGACATCTCCGACCATCCGCCCGGCAGGAACAGCGAGCGCCCCGCCCGGCTCCGGGAGGCCGGGACCACCAGGTCGGTGGCGGCGAGTTCGGCGCGGGCCGCCTTGAGGCGGGCGGGCTTCCAGCCGGTCCAGCGGGCGGTGTTGCGGTCGGTGGGGTCGGGCATGGCGAGCAGCATCAGGTACAGGGCGGCCGCGTCGGCGCCGAGGCCGTGTGCTCCGGCGGCCTCGGCGACCAGCTCGGGAACGGATCGGCTCGGGTCCTGCGGCCACCAGGTGCCGTCGGCGGCCGCCGTGCCCGCGGCCGGGGCGCCCGGGTCGGCGAGCAGCGCGGCGAAGGCCGGGTCGTGGGCGAGCCGCAGGGCCGTCTCGATGCCGTTGGGCGTCTGGTCGGCGCCGCGCAGCAGCGGCAGGTACGGGTCACGGCCGGTGGAGTCCAGCAGTGTCGGGCGCAGCACGGGCATGGGCCGGCCGTCGTGCGTGGGCAGGATGACCGCACCGTAGCGCTCGTAGCCGTCCGAGCCGTGCCCGCCCGCCGTCGCCCCCGCCGCCTCCGCGGTTTCGGTCGGGGTGCCGGCCGCCTTCCGGAATTCGGCGAGGTCGGTGAAGTACCCGATGAGAAGGAGCAGTTCGGGTGCGGCCAGCCGCTGCCGTACGGCCGTCAGCGCGGGCGGCAGCGCCGCTCGTACCGGGTCGCCGGCGGGCAGCCGGTGAGCCAGCCAGGCCGCCATGGAGAGCGCTCCGGTGAGTACCTGCGCAGTGAAGGGCCGGGCGGCCGGTTCGCGGGGCTCCGCGCGGTCGCCCTTCACTGTCCAGGGCACGTCGACGGAGAGCTCGGGCGCCGCGGCGGGGTCGAGCAGGGCGGGCAGGGCGCGGTGCACGGACCATCCGGTGCGGACGGCCCGAACGGCCTCGGTGAGCAGCCAGTCGGGTACGGGCGTACGCCGTCCCACGCGCCGGTTCCAGACCTGCGCGGCGGCGGCCACGTCGGGGCCGTCGCTCCACAGGCGTGCCGGGTCGGCGGGCAGCAGGGCGCCGACCACCGCGCGCCGCACCTCGGCGTCGAGTCCGATGAGTTCGTCGCGGGCGTGTCCGGCCTCGGCGGACTTGACGCCGAGGGTGGTGCGCAGCGGTGCGGGCAGGAAGTGGTGCTGCCGGTCGTCCATCCGCGGGAGACCCGCGACCACGAGCCGGGCGAGGGTGCCGGAGACGCCGGTGAGGCGGGCGAACTCCTCGGCGGCTTCCGGGAGGAAGGGCGCCGGGCCGTGTTCGGCGGCGGCGGTGAGGAAGGCGCGCAGCCACCCGGCTCCGCGCTCCCGGTCGCCGAGCGGTGCCTCGCCACGCACGGTGTAGGGGCCTGGGACGGTGAAGCCGCCGGTGGGGTCGTGGAGCAGGGCGCCGAACTCGTGGCCGTCGGGGACGGATTCGGCGTGCTCGGTCAGGGCGAGGACGGCGCCGCCGCCGAGTGGCAGCAGGCTGCGGTGATGGAGTCCGCGGTCGATGCCGTCGGGGGTCCGCAGGTGGCGCTGGTCGAGGTGGAGCAGGACCCGGCGCCACCGGTCGGCGGAGCCCTGGGCCGAGTCGAGGCCGAGCGCGTCCACCGCGTCGAGGAGGGTCAGGAGGCCGGCCCGCTGCTCGTCGGTGACGCAGAGCCCGGCGGCGCGGTAGGCGAGGGCGGCGGGCTGGTCGAGCCAGGGTGTCCACGTGATCGCGGAGTGGCGCAGGGCGGGCATGTCCCAGTGCAGGCGCCCGGGTGCCGCGGTGGCGTCGGTGTGCGCCCCTGCGTCGGCGAGTTCCCGCAGGAAGCGGTGGGCGGCGTCGCAGTCGCCGCCCCAGCGGTAGTAGCCGGTTCCGATGAGGCCGTTGAGGGCGTCGCCGAGCAGGATGTCGGTGGGGCCGGATTCGACGTCGTGCCGGGGGTTCGCGTCCGGGTGGAGCCGGGCAGCGACGGCGTCCAGGGACTTCTGCTGGGCGAGGGTGAAGCGGAGCACCTCGACGATGCCGCCGATCAGCTTCGGGTCGGTGACCTGCGGCAGCGCCGCGCTCACCAGGCCGGGCAGGTCGGTGACCCGGTCGGCCGCGGCTGCCGCCTTCAGCAGGGCGGCGACGGTGTCCCGGTCGGCTGCGCGCAGGGCGGCGGAACCCTCGGGGTCGCGGGGGCTCAGGGCGTACCAGTGGGTGAGCGGCGGGAGGTCGACGCTGCCGGTGGCGAAGTTTCCGTTGCGGTGGAGGTCGTCGCGCGAGCGGGCGGTGACCACGCCGTCCGGGTCGATGATGCTCAGTTCGCGCCAGCGCATGGACAGGCCGCGCGGCCGTTCGTCGCCGGGGAAGGTGAGTGCCGCGACGGGCATGTCGTGGCCTTCGGGCACGGTGACGGTGCGGCCGGCGGTGTCGTGGCCGTGCCAGCCGTGGCCGGGGAGGCGGACCGTGGCCCAGCCGAGGAGCCCGTCGGCGGGAGTTCCGAGCACCGATCCCGGTACGTCGGGCGCCGGGCGCAGCCAGCTTGCGCGCTCGGACAGCACGGCGGTCGACGGGAGTCCGCGGGTGGCGTCGGTGAGGAACGCGGGCCGGGAGTAGCGGCCGCGGGTGGAGGTCGCAGGGTCGTACTCGCGCCAGCCCCCGTCGTTCTCGTGGTCCCGGCGCTGCCACAGCCAGTACGAGGCTCCGTCGGACAGCAGTTCCAGCTCGTCGGGGAGCGCGGTGTCACCGCGGTGCAGGACGCCTCCGCCGGTGGCGCGGCCGCCGCCGGACAGCAGCAGGGTGATGTGCTCGGACCGCAGCTCCCAGTGCCGGCGGTCGCCGTCGAGGGTGAGGACGGTGCCGGGCGAGTGGTGCCAGTAGCCCTGGATCACCTGGGAGTTGTTGTAGGAGGACCAGAAGACGAGGAGTTCGCCGTCCACGTACTGGAAGGAGTGGCGGTACGAGTTTCCGGCCGGGACGCGCAGGTCGTGGGTGAGGACGGTGGAGTCGGCGTCGATGACCCGGACCTGGCTGTGGTTGGCGACGATCAGGTACGGCCAGGCTTCGACCAGGGTCAGGCCGTGGTGGCCCTGGCCGGGGCCGAGTTCGGCGACCGCGCTCTCCCAGGAGGGCCAGGTGAGCTCTTCGAAGAGGCCGCCGCGCAGGGTGCGGGCGAGGGTCTCGGCGAGGTCGGCGGCGGCTGCGGCGGCCACCTCCCCGGGGGCGAGTCCGAGGGCTTCGGCGGGCAGCCAGGACAGGCGCGCGATGGCCTGGGGGACCCCGGGCAGGCCGGCCGCGGTGGAGTCGCGGGCGACGTCGCGCACCCACTCGGTCAGCAGCGGGCGGCCGCCGGCCGAGCCGGCGACGCGCTGGATGATGTCGGCGCCGGCGTCGCCGAGGGCGTTCAGGGCGCGACGGAAGGCCGGGTGGAAGCGCGGGTCGGCGGCGATCGCGAGCAGCTCGCGGCGCTGGTCGGCGCGGGCCCAGTCGCGCAGGTTGAGCTGGTTGTGGCGGTGCGACTTCTGCTTGGGGTCGGGGTCGGCGACCGGGACCTCCAGCGTGAGGAGCAGGTCGAGGAGGTCGGCGTCCTCGACGCCCACGCGCAGCCCTGCCTCGCGGCCGGGGAGGGCGAGTTCGGCGCGCAGCCGGTCCGCGCAGCGGGAGACGAGGCCGAGCAGGGCCTGGGGGGTGGGGCTGAGGCCCCAGCCGGCGTGCCGGGCGGCGTGGAAGCGCTCCAGCCAGCCGGCGGCGCCGTCGGGGCACTGCTCGTCGGCGGGCAGTTCCGTGGAGACGAGGCCCGCGGTGGCGCCGGACTCCTCGAGGAGTTCGAGCCACAGGGCGGTGAGTTCGACGCTGTCGCCGCCACCGGGCGGGGTCAGCCCGAGCAGCGTGCCGCGTACCGCGGGGACGCTGCGGGCCAGCGCGACGAGCGCGCCGCGGTGGGCCTTCCACCAGCCGGTCGCGGCGCGCAGGGTGGCGGGCAGCGGCAGCAGCTCGGCGAGGTACTCCTGCTCGGCGCCGGTGCCCTTGAGTCCGGCGGCGCGGGCGAGCCGGCGCAGTTCGGTGGCGGCCTGCGCAGAGGGCGGCAGCCCGCCCGCGGTGCGGCGTACGCACAGCCGGCGGAAGCGGTCGTACGCCTCGGCGGGGGTGACGCGGGCGGCGAGGTCCTTGCCGTAGCCGGTGAGGACCTTGACCGGCAGGGCGCCGGCCAGGGCGAATTCGAGGAAGACGGAGTCGAGCCGGTCCTCGTCGACGCTCAGCCCGTGCTGGGCCTCGGCGGTGCGGGCGCGGCCGAACAGCTGGGCGGCGTACGTGGTGTTCTCGACGGCGAGGAAGATCCGTGCGGTCTGCTCGTAGAAGACGGGCAGGAAGTGCGGGACGGATGCGGCGAGCCGCCCGGCCAGTTCGTGGCAGGCGTCGAGCGCGGCCTTGGGCTTGGTCTTGGCCTGCGGCGCGATGCGGTCGAGTTCGGGGACGACGGCGAGGGCGTGGTGGCCGTCCTCGGGGTGGTGTACGAGGACCCATTCGGGGAAGCCCAGTGCCTGGCGGCGGCTCAGGCCGACGACCGGCGGCTCGCCTTCCTCGGGTACGAGTCCCAGGAACCCGGCGGCCAGGTCCTCGGCCGCGCCCAGTTCGGCCGGGGTGAGCCGGACGACCACGCGGTCCTCGCCGAGGGCGGGGTGGCGGTAGCCGCGTGCGGTCAGGTCGACGGCGGTGGGCCCGGCGCCGGGGGTGCCGGGCGGGAGCACCGCGCCGGCCTTGAGCAGCAGTTCGGCCTCGCCGGGGCCGCTCGCACCGGCCTCGTCCCCGCCGTTGACGTCCTTCAGGTCCGTGTTCTTGCTCATGCTCCCGCGCCCTCCTCGATCTTGCGCCCGGCGTACAGCGCCGCGGCCATCCGCATTCCCTCGGACCAGGCCACCGGTCCGACCTCGGGCAGGCGCACCGCCCGGCCGTCCTCGTCGTGCCAGCTCAGGGCGCCGGTGGTGGTCTCGTCCTCGTAGTAGGGCTCGCCGATCCACACCGCGGCCTCCGTCCCGGCACCGGAGTCCCGGACCTTGCAGGTGGCGTAGCCGCCGGAGACCCGGTAGCCGAGGCCGGTGGCCCGGGCGGCGAGGCTGAAGCGGGTGGGGAAGACCCCTCCCGCGTAGTCGCGGACCTCGGTGGCGGTGGCGGCGAGCTCGGCGGGCTTGCGCCAGGTGGCCCGGTGGATCTGCTCGACCCGCTGCACGATGCCCAGTTCGGCGGCGAACTCCCGTACGTCGTCCAGGTCGGGCAGCAGCACCGGATGCGGCAGGGTCACCGTGCGCGGGGAGAGCCGTACGGTCTCGCCGTCGAGGTTGACCACTTTCAGCTCGCCGGATTCGGTGGCGTCCCGCAGGAAGCCCACCTCGTCCGGGTCATCACCGACGACGGCCAGGTCGCGCAGCGCGGACTGCCAGGCCTCGTCCGGCCAGACGCGGGCGAGCAGCGCGGTCGGTACCGGGAGCGAGGACACCATCCAGGTGTCGACCTGGGCGACGCAGGCCGCGGCGTGCCGGTCGAGCCATTCGGACAGCCGGCGCAGCCGGTCCACCTCGGGATGGTCCTTGAGCGCCTTGGGCAGGGTTTTCAACTGCCGGCCCGCCGCCCGGCCGGTGGTGGAGCGCGCCGCCACCCGCCCTTCCACGAGGGCGATCTCGTACCCCTCGCCCGCCGCCATCCATGCCATCAGCCCGTGCCCCCTGCTCGCCTGTACCGAACGGATCCGCGCAGCCCTGACAGGGGGGACGAAGCCCCCCTGAGCTGCGGTATGCCGGGAGACTAGCGAGAGGCACTGACAACGCCCGACGGAGGGTCCATGGCCGGTTTTATGTCCGGTTCTGGGTAGTCTTCCGGGGACAGTTGATGAGCGGGGCCGGCTCGGGGTGGGGTTATGGAACGTCATATACGTGTGCGTGGTGCGGTGGTCGCGGCCGCGGTGCTGCTGGCGGTGGCCGGCTGTTCCGGTCCGACGGCCCCGCCGGGCGCCCCGGACGCGAAGCCGTCGGGAGCGGGGGCGCCGCCTGCGCCCGACGCGAAGCCCGCCGCGGGGGACGTGCTCCCCGGAATGGTCAGCACCGCTGTGGCCCGGAACCGGTTGGCGGCGCTGAAGGTGGCGCCGGCGGGCACCATGGCCGGCTACAGCCGGGACAAGTTCACGCACTGGACCCAGCAGGGGAACAAGTGCGACACCCGCGAGGTCATCCTCGAGCGCGACGGCGCGGACGTCACGCGCGACGCCGAGTGCAAGGCGGTCTCCGGCACCTGGAAGAGCCTGTACGACGGGGTGGTCGTCACCGACGCCGCGAAGATGGACATCGACCACATGATCCCGCTCGCCGAGGGGTGGCGCTCGGGCGCGGCCGGCTGGGACGCCGCCAAGCGCAAGGCCTTCGCCAACGACCTGACCAATCCTCAGCTGCTGGCCGTGACCGCCGCCTCGAACCGCTCCAAGGGCGACCAGAGCCCGGACCTGTGGCAGCCCCCGGAGAAGTCGAGCTGGTGCCAGTACGGACGGGCCTGGACGACCGTGAAGTCCGCGTACGGGCTCACCGTGACCGAACCGGAGAAGAAGATGCTCACCACGATGCTGGACACCTGCGCCTCATGACGGACGCGCTCCACTGGCAGGACGATGTGACCGCCGGCCCGGGCGGCGCCATGACCGACGAGGTCGGCGTCGTCACCGGACCGCTCACCCTGCGCACCACGGCGGTGCCGGGGGACCTGGTCCGGTTCGACGTCCAGTACAAGGACGCCGACGAGTGGTACACCCTCACCGGCAGCCCGCTCCCCCACCACGGCGCCCCGGCCGCCCTGCACTCCGCCGCCCTCGCGTCGATCAGCACGGGCCACGGCGCCCAGGCCCCGGGCATCGGACCGGGCTGAGCAGGGCTCGGCTCGGCTCGGAGGGCGGCAGCGCACGGTAACGCCCAGAGGGCGGGTGCCCGCCGGGAGGCGGTGGGCGTTGCCCGTGATCAGGTCTGCGGTCGTGATGCCGTTCCATTGACGATCCTCGCCCCCATGAACGGGGGCGATTCCCCTCAGCCCGCGTGAGCGGGCCTCGGGGCTTCACGCATCCGCCTCCGGCCGGTGGCCGGGACTCGCACCCTGGAGATGCTGCGCGTGCTGTTGATGTCCGAGCCACCCGTCCGGCGGGCTCGGGCCTCGATCTCCACCGAGGCATTGTGGTCGGCATCGTCCTCGTGCCCGCACCGGGTGCAGGCGAACAGCCGACCGCATCCCTTACGGGATTCGGGATCGACCTCGCCACACTTGGCGCAGGTCTGAGAGGTGTGGAACGGCGGAACGGCGACGAGTTGCGACCCGTACATGCGGGCCTTGTACTCAAGCTGCCGCCGCCGCTCCCCAGGGGTGTTGTCCAGGATCGACTGGTTCAGCCCGGCCTTCGCCCGGACGTTCCTCCCCGGCGCTTCGGCGGTGCCCTTCGCGGATGCGGTCAGGTTCTTCACGCGCAGCCCCTCGATACCGATCAGGCCGTGGTTTTTGGCGAGGTCAGTGGTGAGCTTGTGCGTGAAGTCCCGGCGTCGGTTGGCCCGCTGGGTGGTGAGCTTTGCGATCTGGGCAATCGTCGCGCGCAGGCGGTTTCCGTACCTTCCTCCGTTGTGCTTCTTCGCGTAGGCGATCTGGCGGGCCTTCCGCTGCTCCAGTGCCTTGAGCCGCTTCTTCTCATTGACGAGGAGCGTCGGCGGCATGAAGCGCGGTGTGGTCTCGGTGGACACGAAGGCCGAGGCGGCGACACCGAAGTCCACACCACATCCGGGCTTCCCGTTCGGCGCGTCCGGCCTGCGACCGGTGTGGACGCCGAAGGAGATGTGCCAGCCGTTGCCGTCCCGGGAAATCGTGGCGTTGCGGATCGCCCCACCCAGTGCGCGGGAGAGCCTGAACCGCAGCCAGCCGATTTTCGGCAGACGTACCTCGGCCCACTTGCGGTTCAGCTTGCGGACCTCGACCGCCTGCCCGGGAAACGGAACCGTCACACGGTGCCCGCGCTTCTTCCGCGCCGGAAACCCGGCCGCATGCCCCGGGTTCCAGAAATTGTCGTACGCCCGGTCCAGCTGACGCAGGATCTGCTGCCCAGCCTGCGCGGGCAGATCACCGATCCAGTCCAGATCGGCACGAGCCGTCGTCAGGTACTTGCACTGCTCGACCGACCGCAGGGTGTACCGGCGCTGCTCCCACAGGTACATGCGCTGCTCCAGGGCCACATTCCACAGAGCGCGCGCCGTATGCCCCCACCCGGCCAGGACCTGATCCTGGACCACGGTGGGGTACGCCCGATATC
This genomic window from Streptomyces sp. NBC_01351 contains:
- a CDS encoding ATP-binding protein, producing MTLTEQPAAAAPARQVLPAEERYAAELAFLAAQDSGPRPPGWALTPRAVVTFVCGSDGTELALPGGGAKLAIAPKFVGERALVERCVVTLAGERGLLLTGEPGTAKSMLSELLAAAVSGTSALTVQGTAGTTEDAFRYGWNYALLLAQGPSAGALVDSPVLSAMRTGRVVRVEEITRCLPEVQDALVSILSDRRVSVPELTSTEDAVVSAAPGFTVIATANLRDRGVSEMSAALKRRFNFETVEPIADADAEAALIRRQAVAAVQRAGAPFAVDDAVLDALVTVFRDLRGGRSAEGWDVERPGTVMSTAEAVQVAASLGISAAYLPGGDALDLLPGHLLGVVRKDDPADHGRLLGYWDGPVRRRAEDGSAMWRRLWDLRGSLR
- a CDS encoding DNA-binding protein codes for the protein MSKNTDLKDVNGGDEAGASGPGEAELLLKAGAVLPPGTPGAGPTAVDLTARGYRHPALGEDRVVVRLTPAELGAAEDLAAGFLGLVPEEGEPPVVGLSRRQALGFPEWVLVHHPEDGHHALAVVPELDRIAPQAKTKPKAALDACHELAGRLAASVPHFLPVFYEQTARIFLAVENTTYAAQLFGRARTAEAQHGLSVDEDRLDSVFLEFALAGALPVKVLTGYGKDLAARVTPAEAYDRFRRLCVRRTAGGLPPSAQAATELRRLARAAGLKGTGAEQEYLAELLPLPATLRAATGWWKAHRGALVALARSVPAVRGTLLGLTPPGGGDSVELTALWLELLEESGATAGLVSTELPADEQCPDGAAGWLERFHAARHAGWGLSPTPQALLGLVSRCADRLRAELALPGREAGLRVGVEDADLLDLLLTLEVPVADPDPKQKSHRHNQLNLRDWARADQRRELLAIAADPRFHPAFRRALNALGDAGADIIQRVAGSAGGRPLLTEWVRDVARDSTAAGLPGVPQAIARLSWLPAEALGLAPGEVAAAAAADLAETLARTLRGGLFEELTWPSWESAVAELGPGQGHHGLTLVEAWPYLIVANHSQVRVIDADSTVLTHDLRVPAGNSYRHSFQYVDGELLVFWSSYNNSQVIQGYWHHSPGTVLTLDGDRRHWELRSEHITLLLSGGGRATGGGVLHRGDTALPDELELLSDGASYWLWQRRDHENDGGWREYDPATSTRGRYSRPAFLTDATRGLPSTAVLSERASWLRPAPDVPGSVLGTPADGLLGWATVRLPGHGWHGHDTAGRTVTVPEGHDMPVAALTFPGDERPRGLSMRWRELSIIDPDGVVTARSRDDLHRNGNFATGSVDLPPLTHWYALSPRDPEGSAALRAADRDTVAALLKAAAAADRVTDLPGLVSAALPQVTDPKLIGGIVEVLRFTLAQQKSLDAVAARLHPDANPRHDVESGPTDILLGDALNGLIGTGYYRWGGDCDAAHRFLRELADAGAHTDATAAPGRLHWDMPALRHSAITWTPWLDQPAALAYRAAGLCVTDEQRAGLLTLLDAVDALGLDSAQGSADRWRRVLLHLDQRHLRTPDGIDRGLHHRSLLPLGGGAVLALTEHAESVPDGHEFGALLHDPTGGFTVPGPYTVRGEAPLGDRERGAGWLRAFLTAAAEHGPAPFLPEAAEEFARLTGVSGTLARLVVAGLPRMDDRQHHFLPAPLRTTLGVKSAEAGHARDELIGLDAEVRRAVVGALLPADPARLWSDGPDVAAAAQVWNRRVGRRTPVPDWLLTEAVRAVRTGWSVHRALPALLDPAAAPELSVDVPWTVKGDRAEPREPAARPFTAQVLTGALSMAAWLAHRLPAGDPVRAALPPALTAVRQRLAAPELLLLIGYFTDLAEFRKAAGTPTETAEAAGATAGGHGSDGYERYGAVILPTHDGRPMPVLRPTLLDSTGRDPYLPLLRGADQTPNGIETALRLAHDPAFAALLADPGAPAAGTAAADGTWWPQDPSRSVPELVAEAAGAHGLGADAAALYLMLLAMPDPTDRNTARWTGWKPARLKAARAELAATDLVVPASRSRAGRSLFLPGGWSEMSSPTLPVEQWKLSMYGPRAGGSLVPVEPVADLYRRAWQRVREGDGPRFEELKVKRTRARRR
- a CDS encoding DUF4132 domain-containing protein; this encodes MAWMAAGEGYEIALVEGRVAARSTTGRAAGRQLKTLPKALKDHPEVDRLRRLSEWLDRHAAACVAQVDTWMVSSLPVPTALLARVWPDEAWQSALRDLAVVGDDPDEVGFLRDATESGELKVVNLDGETVRLSPRTVTLPHPVLLPDLDDVREFAAELGIVQRVEQIHRATWRKPAELAATATEVRDYAGGVFPTRFSLAARATGLGYRVSGGYATCKVRDSGAGTEAAVWIGEPYYEDETTTGALSWHDEDGRAVRLPEVGPVAWSEGMRMAAALYAGRKIEEGAGA
- a CDS encoding HNH endonuclease family protein, with amino-acid sequence MERHIRVRGAVVAAAVLLAVAGCSGPTAPPGAPDAKPSGAGAPPAPDAKPAAGDVLPGMVSTAVARNRLAALKVAPAGTMAGYSRDKFTHWTQQGNKCDTREVILERDGADVTRDAECKAVSGTWKSLYDGVVVTDAAKMDIDHMIPLAEGWRSGAAGWDAAKRKAFANDLTNPQLLAVTAASNRSKGDQSPDLWQPPEKSSWCQYGRAWTTVKSAYGLTVTEPEKKMLTTMLDTCAS
- a CDS encoding RNA-guided endonuclease InsQ/TnpB family protein, which gives rise to MKADAGRRYRAYPTVVQDQVLAGWGHTARALWNVALEQRMYLWEQRRYTLRSVEQCKYLTTARADLDWIGDLPAQAGQQILRQLDRAYDNFWNPGHAAGFPARKKRGHRVTVPFPGQAVEVRKLNRKWAEVRLPKIGWLRFRLSRALGGAIRNATISRDGNGWHISFGVHTGRRPDAPNGKPGCGVDFGVAASAFVSTETTPRFMPPTLLVNEKKRLKALEQRKARQIAYAKKHNGGRYGNRLRATIAQIAKLTTQRANRRRDFTHKLTTDLAKNHGLIGIEGLRVKNLTASAKGTAEAPGRNVRAKAGLNQSILDNTPGERRRQLEYKARMYGSQLVAVPPFHTSQTCAKCGEVDPESRKGCGRLFACTRCGHEDDADHNASVEIEARARRTGGSDINSTRSISRVRVPATGRRRMREAPRPAHAG